One bacterium DNA segment encodes these proteins:
- a CDS encoding ferritin-like domain-containing protein translates to MSYYGTNDYSYNSDFNLRIRDIKKGNLDFGWLDNARDKVEVRQADPRRGLLLEDCEVGPYSIENTPEVVRENRGLAPRGAILAEGSEQPDLGPSLNKKSDVWGYRVQRYWEEAMSRQWNVTTDVPWRDMDKYEIPDEIEIAFCQLCTLLCEVEMIATDLPAKWSHHMNSYFQEVKGFIATQAIDEARHAEVFRKRALAGVGLMRASVRGEHALKGILEADSYSEGSVFLHVLGEGFILTLFRSSEFISPTPVEQRMFQLVMQDEARHVSYGLQHLKYLMDHCPEIRPQINGFLDEAERHLTGLFNPDQLESMIVLGGKGTSPECIQRGIEVVGAFQGKQILEYFHRAERAGLPERRERSPLLELQERMIAAISAN, encoded by the coding sequence ATGAGTTACTACGGAACGAACGACTACTCCTACAACTCCGATTTCAATCTGCGCATCCGCGACATCAAGAAGGGCAATCTGGATTTCGGTTGGCTCGACAACGCTCGCGACAAGGTGGAAGTCCGACAAGCAGATCCGCGCCGCGGGCTGTTGCTCGAGGATTGCGAAGTCGGTCCCTATTCGATCGAGAACACGCCGGAAGTCGTGCGCGAGAATCGGGGTCTGGCACCACGCGGTGCAATTCTGGCAGAAGGTAGCGAGCAGCCCGACCTCGGTCCCTCGTTGAACAAGAAGAGCGATGTCTGGGGTTATCGCGTGCAGCGCTACTGGGAAGAGGCCATGAGCCGGCAGTGGAATGTCACCACGGACGTTCCCTGGCGGGATATGGACAAGTACGAGATTCCCGACGAAATCGAGATCGCCTTCTGCCAGTTGTGCACGTTGCTCTGCGAAGTGGAGATGATCGCCACCGATCTTCCCGCGAAGTGGAGCCACCACATGAACAGCTACTTCCAGGAAGTGAAGGGCTTCATCGCGACGCAGGCGATCGACGAGGCGCGCCACGCCGAGGTCTTCCGCAAGCGTGCATTGGCGGGAGTCGGTCTCATGCGAGCCAGCGTGCGCGGCGAGCACGCGCTCAAGGGCATCCTGGAAGCCGATAGCTACAGCGAGGGCAGTGTCTTCCTGCACGTGCTGGGCGAAGGCTTCATCCTGACGCTCTTCCGCTCGAGCGAGTTCATCTCGCCAACACCTGTGGAACAGCGCATGTTCCAGTTGGTGATGCAGGACGAGGCGCGGCACGTTTCCTATGGACTGCAGCACCTGAAGTATCTGATGGACCATTGCCCGGAGATCCGTCCCCAGATCAACGGCTTCCTCGACGAGGCCGAACGGCACTTGACGGGTCTGTTCAATCCCGACCAGCTCGAGTCCATGATCGTCCTCGGGGGCAAGGGCACCAGCCCCGAGTGCATCCAACGCGGCATCGAGGTGGTGGGCGCCTTCCAGGGCAAGCAGATCCTCGAGTACTTCCATCGCGCCGAGCGGGCGGGTCTGCCCGAGCGTCGCGAGCGCAGCCCCCTTCTGGAGCTGCAGGAACGCATGATCGCAGCGATTTCGGCGAACTGA
- a CDS encoding TetR/AcrR family transcriptional regulator — protein sequence MSNFMKADDIDTHPHFRWIRPTQQARSQETLERLLDSTEALIADKGFDDVTVAEIAARAGLSVGAVYSRFRDKKGVLNCLRDRFVDEAHLTTDAAFDPDRWQGASIEEIASELIVFLVEIHRERRGVVREMAIRTRAELDMAERKKDLVAHIGKRLWILLDSRSDQIGHPDPEVATGFGLRFLLATLEQALLFDEAGIYGMPVSDDRLAAELTRAFLSYLCVENRQQRTGQAA from the coding sequence TTGTCGAATTTCATGAAGGCCGACGATATCGATACTCACCCCCATTTCCGCTGGATCCGCCCGACCCAGCAGGCGAGGAGTCAGGAGACCCTCGAGCGCCTGCTAGACAGCACAGAGGCGTTGATCGCGGACAAGGGATTCGACGACGTCACGGTCGCCGAGATCGCCGCCCGCGCGGGTCTATCGGTAGGGGCCGTCTACTCGCGGTTTCGCGACAAGAAGGGCGTGTTGAACTGCCTGCGGGATCGCTTCGTCGATGAAGCGCATCTGACCACCGATGCCGCTTTCGATCCCGATCGTTGGCAGGGTGCCAGCATCGAGGAAATTGCCAGCGAGTTGATCGTATTCCTGGTCGAGATCCATCGCGAGCGCCGCGGAGTGGTGCGAGAGATGGCGATCCGCACGAGAGCCGAGTTGGACATGGCCGAGCGCAAGAAGGATCTCGTGGCGCATATCGGCAAGCGCCTGTGGATATTGCTCGACAGCCGGAGCGATCAGATCGGGCACCCGGACCCGGAGGTGGCGACCGGATTTGGCCTGCGCTTCCTACTGGCAACCCTCGAACAGGCGCTGCTTTTCGACGAGGCGGGCATCTACGGAATGCCGGTCTCTGATGATAGGTTGGCCGCAGAACTGACGCGCGCGTTTCTGAGCTACCTCTGTGTCGAGAACCGCCAGCAGCGCACCGGGCAGGCGGCTTAG
- a CDS encoding tetratricopeptide repeat protein codes for MSHSVAASVVLVLLGLGIYWQVGGHEFVRFDDPTYISENAAVQEGLTWAGIRKAFVGVHGDNWMPITALSHMLDGTLFGIDPGPHQQVNALLHILAGLLLFFTLRNMTGSPGASLFVAALFVAHPLHVESVAWASERKDVLSALFWILTLLAYVHYSRAPSILRYTGVFIAFALGLMSKPMGVTLPFVLLLLDRWPLRRWTTGWPESRLLLEKLILLPLVAGCAYITLRVQSESGAMHIGHLLPLSERLLNASIAYLAYLGKSVWPTSLSVFYPHQALLAPEESRLVSSLLASFVLAATSALVWRVRETRPHLLVGWLWFLGTLVPVIGLIQVGEQSMADRYSYLPGVGLYVMLAWSAPVLRPAWVVPGIASLWIAALALVSFAQVGTWRTSETLFANAVRADEQNYLAHNNLGNLDFRKGRVSEAILHYERAVASWPDYELGHFNLANALLESAERARAEHHLKRVLELNSDHLSARISLAILAAEAGDYPRAEEALREAAQAFPESFEAHFNLAGVYLALEKPGAAAQSLERALEIQPGDAQARKVLEQARAAAQARDR; via the coding sequence GTGAGCCATTCCGTCGCTGCAAGTGTCGTTCTGGTCCTGCTCGGTCTGGGGATCTACTGGCAGGTCGGCGGGCATGAGTTCGTGCGCTTCGACGATCCGACCTACATCAGCGAAAACGCCGCTGTTCAAGAAGGCCTGACCTGGGCGGGAATTCGCAAGGCGTTTGTCGGTGTTCACGGGGACAACTGGATGCCGATCACGGCCCTGTCTCATATGCTCGACGGGACACTATTCGGCATCGATCCCGGACCCCATCAGCAGGTCAACGCCTTGCTCCACATCCTGGCTGGGTTGCTCTTGTTCTTCACACTCCGCAACATGACGGGGAGCCCCGGAGCCAGTCTCTTTGTCGCGGCTTTGTTCGTCGCTCATCCCCTGCACGTCGAGTCCGTGGCCTGGGCTTCGGAGCGCAAGGACGTTCTTTCGGCTCTGTTCTGGATCTTGACCTTGCTCGCCTACGTCCACTATTCGCGGGCACCGAGCATCCTGCGCTACACGGGGGTGTTCATTGCTTTCGCTCTGGGGCTGATGAGCAAGCCGATGGGCGTCACCCTGCCCTTCGTTCTGCTTCTGTTGGACCGCTGGCCTTTGCGGCGCTGGACCACCGGCTGGCCAGAGTCGCGCCTGCTACTCGAAAAACTCATCTTGTTGCCACTGGTCGCGGGATGCGCCTACATCACGCTTCGCGTGCAATCCGAGAGCGGGGCGATGCACATCGGCCACCTGCTCCCACTCTCGGAAAGATTGTTGAACGCGTCGATTGCCTACCTCGCGTATCTGGGGAAGAGCGTCTGGCCCACCTCGCTCTCTGTCTTCTACCCCCACCAGGCGCTCCTGGCCCCTGAGGAATCGAGGCTGGTTTCGTCTCTGCTCGCCAGCTTCGTTCTGGCTGCGACGAGCGCCCTGGTCTGGAGGGTGCGCGAAACCCGACCTCATCTTCTCGTGGGTTGGCTCTGGTTCCTGGGAACCCTGGTTCCGGTGATCGGGTTGATCCAGGTCGGCGAACAGTCCATGGCCGACCGCTACAGCTACCTGCCCGGTGTGGGCCTGTATGTGATGCTCGCCTGGAGCGCGCCGGTGCTTCGACCGGCCTGGGTCGTGCCCGGCATCGCGAGTCTGTGGATCGCAGCGCTTGCGCTGGTTTCGTTCGCGCAGGTGGGCACCTGGCGCACCAGCGAAACGCTGTTCGCAAACGCCGTGCGCGCCGACGAGCAGAACTACTTGGCGCATAACAATCTGGGTAATCTCGACTTTCGAAAGGGCCGGGTCTCCGAAGCCATCCTGCACTACGAACGCGCCGTCGCCAGCTGGCCGGACTACGAACTGGGCCACTTCAATCTGGCGAATGCGCTGCTCGAAAGCGCTGAGCGCGCGCGAGCCGAACACCACTTGAAGCGCGTCCTCGAACTGAATTCCGACCATCTGTCGGCCCGTATCAGTCTGGCAATCCTGGCGGCGGAAGCCGGGGACTATCCCCGTGCAGAGGAAGCATTGCGCGAGGCAGCGCAGGCTTTCCCGGAGAGCTTCGAAGCGCACTTCAACCTGGCCGGGGTGTACCTGGCGCTGGAGAAACCCGGAGCTGCCGCACAGAGCCTCGAGCGTGCCCTGGAGATCCAGCCCGGCGATGCTCAGGCGCGAAAAGTCCTTGAGCAGGCGCGAGCCGCGGCCCAGGCGAGAGACCGATAG
- a CDS encoding FtsX-like permease family protein, with the protein MEFSERLRLAMESIGDHRARVAASGMGVFWGSAAIVLMLAWGAGFGVFMDRQLSRYGQPSLFVIPGVTSSGFPGVRPGVRVRVSREEVESAERENETLVSAILAEHRASERVLVEASGRLRRLDLNGTDERFAKYRSFYMAAGRFLDATDVARERAVAVLGWEAARDLFDDPLRAVGERIRVEGVSFELIGVMDEKSGQQKFNTNRPDNRLLVVPITTAESRLGHPKEEIPWMTIYPRPGAASDEVLRAVVASLARQNGFHPDDTDAIRAFDTTQLLGLGDLLVIAFTVFIGVAGTVTLMVGGVGIANFHLAMLAERAVEIGVAKALGARNGTLMIQTALEALIVAGSAALSGAATGLAGCAALKNFAPPGMFPTPIISPGVIAVTLTALVAVALIAALIPALRIRHMDVSAALRDA; encoded by the coding sequence ATGGAGTTCTCCGAGCGACTGCGCCTGGCCATGGAATCAATCGGCGATCATCGCGCGCGCGTGGCCGCTTCCGGCATGGGGGTGTTCTGGGGCAGCGCCGCCATCGTATTGATGCTGGCCTGGGGCGCGGGCTTCGGTGTCTTCATGGATCGCCAGCTGAGCCGTTACGGTCAGCCTAGCCTGTTCGTGATTCCCGGAGTGACGTCTTCCGGATTTCCTGGGGTTCGCCCCGGTGTGCGGGTGCGTGTCTCGCGCGAAGAAGTCGAGAGCGCAGAGCGCGAGAACGAAACCCTGGTCTCCGCGATCCTCGCCGAGCATCGAGCTTCCGAACGCGTTCTGGTCGAAGCGTCGGGTCGCTTGCGCAGGCTCGACCTGAACGGAACCGATGAGCGGTTTGCGAAGTACCGTTCGTTCTACATGGCAGCAGGACGTTTTCTGGACGCCACCGATGTTGCACGAGAACGCGCGGTGGCCGTGCTGGGCTGGGAAGCCGCTCGAGATCTATTCGACGATCCGCTTCGCGCGGTGGGTGAGAGGATTCGCGTCGAGGGAGTCTCTTTCGAGTTGATCGGAGTGATGGATGAGAAGAGCGGACAGCAGAAATTCAATACCAATCGACCCGACAATCGACTGCTGGTGGTTCCTATAACGACGGCTGAGTCGCGGCTCGGGCACCCCAAAGAAGAGATTCCCTGGATGACGATCTATCCGCGACCCGGGGCTGCCTCGGATGAGGTGCTGCGCGCGGTGGTGGCGAGTCTTGCGCGGCAAAACGGCTTCCATCCTGACGACACCGATGCAATCCGCGCCTTCGACACGACGCAGTTGCTGGGTCTGGGCGATCTTCTGGTGATCGCGTTCACCGTCTTCATCGGGGTGGCCGGCACGGTCACGCTGATGGTCGGTGGCGTCGGCATCGCGAACTTTCACCTGGCCATGCTGGCTGAACGCGCGGTGGAGATCGGAGTGGCCAAGGCTCTCGGCGCACGCAACGGAACCCTGATGATCCAGACGGCACTCGAAGCCCTGATCGTCGCCGGTTCAGCTGCACTGTCCGGGGCGGCCACGGGCCTCGCCGGCTGCGCCGCACTCAAGAACTTCGCGCCACCTGGCATGTTTCCCACTCCGATCATCTCGCCTGGCGTGATCGCGGTAACCCTGACTGCGCTGGTGGCGGTCGCCCTGATCGCCGCGCTCATACCAGCGCTGCGCATCCGGCACATGGATGTGTCGGCGGCATTGCGAGACGCCTGA
- a CDS encoding FtsX-like permease family protein, whose product MSLPLAEEGILQLRARFREQVLTVLGIVWGAAAVVLLLSFGAGLYNFLDLGFKRTGDRFLEANPEYTSREMGGARPGRKIVFEEDDLSLLRASLPSARWIAAVYEPGAVTVRTADRTRNTVVSANTPDLKWIRVHELARGRFIDDEDERMGRPVAVLGANLPEIFLPDVDPIGQTIQVEGTPLRVIGVLKRVGAQLMVNQALHDDMVFIPLSQGQRIFGLGNAVGSFLLEPHRVDETALLREEFEAAIYPQHHLDPDDKQAIAYTEVREYSEPLKRIGSGLELLLGFVGTVMLAMAGVGVANLMVAIVNQRRMEFAMRRACGARRSDISLQLLVETLCVVGAGGLLGILLATGIVWLFSFVPLPELIPTPRILPSVIATTCFVLLLVGAVSGILPARMASRIDPAAALRVT is encoded by the coding sequence TTGAGTCTTCCGCTGGCCGAGGAGGGCATCCTGCAGTTGCGCGCGCGCTTTCGCGAGCAGGTGCTGACCGTGCTCGGGATCGTCTGGGGTGCGGCGGCGGTCGTGCTCCTGCTCTCGTTCGGCGCCGGTCTGTACAACTTTCTGGACCTCGGTTTCAAGCGCACGGGGGATCGCTTCCTGGAGGCAAACCCCGAGTACACCAGCAGAGAAATGGGAGGGGCGCGTCCGGGCCGCAAGATCGTCTTCGAAGAGGATGACCTGAGCCTGCTGCGGGCGAGTCTGCCTTCCGCGCGCTGGATTGCGGCCGTATACGAACCCGGAGCCGTGACCGTGCGAACCGCGGATCGCACCCGCAACACGGTGGTCAGCGCGAATACGCCTGATCTCAAATGGATTCGCGTACACGAGTTGGCGCGCGGCCGCTTCATCGACGATGAGGACGAGCGGATGGGACGACCCGTCGCGGTCCTGGGTGCGAACCTGCCCGAGATCTTCTTGCCCGACGTCGATCCAATCGGTCAGACGATTCAGGTCGAGGGAACGCCGCTGCGGGTGATTGGCGTTCTCAAGCGCGTGGGAGCCCAGTTGATGGTCAACCAGGCTCTGCACGACGACATGGTCTTCATCCCTTTGAGCCAGGGACAGAGGATCTTCGGATTGGGCAATGCGGTGGGCAGTTTCCTGCTCGAGCCGCACCGTGTCGATGAAACCGCCCTGTTGCGAGAGGAGTTCGAGGCGGCGATCTACCCCCAGCATCACCTCGACCCGGACGACAAACAAGCGATCGCGTACACCGAGGTGCGCGAATACTCCGAGCCGCTCAAGCGCATAGGCTCGGGGCTGGAGTTGCTGCTCGGTTTCGTCGGTACGGTAATGCTGGCGATGGCGGGTGTGGGCGTGGCGAACCTGATGGTGGCAATCGTCAATCAGCGGCGTATGGAGTTCGCCATGCGGCGGGCCTGCGGCGCGCGTCGCAGCGACATCAGCCTGCAGCTCCTGGTCGAGACGTTGTGTGTGGTGGGCGCGGGCGGATTGTTGGGAATCCTGCTGGCCACCGGCATCGTCTGGCTCTTTTCCTTTGTCCCCTTACCCGAACTGATTCCCACGCCACGCATCCTGCCGAGCGTGATCGCGACCACTTGTTTCGTCCTACTTCTGGTCGGCGCCGTTTCGGGAATCCTTCCCGCGCGCATGGCATCGCGCATCGATCCCGCAGCCGCCCTGCGGGTTACATGA
- a CDS encoding ABC transporter ATP-binding protein, with protein sequence MSVLIELERVRKRFLMGDHEVEVLQGIDMQIHEGEFIAIMGASGSGKTTLLEILGAISRPSSGVYRFEDDEIQDLDDNGLADLRAQRIGFVFQTFNLMPRMSAQRNAALSLLYAGVKRNVREERARRVLERLGLAHRLDHRPAQMSGGERQRVAIARALVNEPRLLLADEPTGNLDQKTGREILDVFRELHREGRTIVAVTHSEEVAEVAQRVVRISDGCLQAEAAVA encoded by the coding sequence ATGAGTGTGCTGATCGAACTGGAACGGGTGCGCAAGCGCTTCCTCATGGGCGATCACGAAGTCGAGGTCCTGCAGGGAATCGACATGCAGATCCACGAGGGCGAATTCATCGCAATCATGGGTGCGTCGGGCTCGGGAAAGACCACGTTGCTGGAGATACTGGGAGCGATCTCGCGGCCGAGTAGCGGTGTCTACCGTTTCGAAGACGACGAGATCCAGGACCTGGACGACAACGGATTGGCCGATCTACGCGCGCAGCGCATTGGTTTCGTGTTCCAGACCTTCAATCTCATGCCGCGAATGTCGGCGCAGCGCAATGCCGCGCTCTCGCTGCTGTATGCCGGCGTCAAGCGGAATGTGCGTGAAGAACGAGCCCGTCGGGTGCTGGAACGCCTGGGGCTGGCGCATCGACTGGACCACCGTCCCGCGCAGATGTCGGGCGGTGAGCGCCAGCGTGTGGCGATCGCGCGAGCGCTGGTCAATGAACCGCGCCTGCTGCTTGCGGACGAACCCACTGGAAACCTCGATCAGAAGACCGGTCGCGAGATCCTGGACGTGTTCCGCGAACTGCATCGCGAGGGTCGCACGATCGTGGCGGTCACACACAGCGAGGAGGTCGCAGAGGTCGCCCAGCGCGTCGTGCGAATCAGCGACGGATGCCTGCAGGCGGAGGCGGCCGTTGCCTGA
- a CDS encoding efflux RND transporter periplasmic adaptor subunit, which yields MNEATSTGRLKQLGWIAGILVGTLIGVIGVFRGLTADIASGDEDPDAEFRAYSVERGSLVETIVASGAIEPLVRVPVISEVSGIIATVHVEEGDRVLKGQPLFELDSERLDARVAERRAELQLRQANASYDLIGRAEVLRDRARREHSRKAELHQNQVASALDLERAEQDLRLAEIAVGDARAESLARRAAVAQARELLRQAERDQANIVVRAAVDGVIIRRDGEIGRAVADVTNSGGTVVAVIADDTRLRLVADVDENDIARVRVGFETSIRIDAFPDEEFRGHVRKISSSGTVEGNVSNFEVEIEVEADERLRVGMSCDARVTVREYHDVLIVPNTAVVRRSGSAHVRTPDVGGGPAFRLTPVRLGSSDGFHSVVAEGLSTGDVILLRADGVRG from the coding sequence ATGAACGAAGCAACGAGCACCGGACGCCTGAAGCAGTTGGGTTGGATCGCGGGGATTCTGGTCGGGACCCTGATCGGTGTGATCGGAGTCTTCCGCGGTTTGACCGCAGATATTGCGTCCGGCGATGAGGATCCCGATGCGGAGTTCCGCGCCTATTCCGTCGAACGGGGCAGTCTTGTAGAGACGATCGTCGCTTCGGGCGCAATCGAACCTCTGGTTCGGGTTCCTGTCATTTCCGAAGTGTCCGGGATCATCGCCACCGTTCACGTGGAAGAGGGCGATCGAGTGCTCAAGGGCCAGCCCTTGTTCGAACTCGACAGTGAACGACTCGACGCGCGGGTCGCCGAACGGCGTGCCGAATTGCAATTGCGCCAGGCCAATGCCAGCTATGACCTGATCGGTCGGGCCGAAGTGCTGCGCGACCGGGCGAGACGGGAACATAGCCGCAAGGCGGAGCTTCATCAGAACCAGGTCGCTTCAGCGCTTGATCTGGAACGGGCCGAACAAGATCTGCGACTCGCCGAAATCGCTGTGGGGGATGCGCGGGCCGAATCGCTGGCGCGCCGCGCCGCCGTTGCTCAGGCGCGCGAACTCCTGCGCCAGGCAGAACGCGACCAGGCCAACATCGTGGTTCGGGCCGCCGTCGACGGCGTGATCATCCGGCGCGACGGCGAAATCGGTCGCGCGGTTGCCGACGTGACGAATTCCGGCGGGACGGTGGTCGCTGTGATCGCGGACGATACGCGTCTGCGACTCGTGGCCGATGTAGACGAAAACGACATCGCCCGAGTGCGGGTCGGATTCGAGACATCCATCCGCATCGATGCGTTTCCGGATGAAGAATTCCGTGGGCACGTGCGCAAGATCTCTTCCTCTGGAACCGTCGAGGGCAATGTGTCCAACTTCGAAGTCGAGATCGAGGTAGAAGCGGACGAGCGCTTGCGTGTGGGCATGTCGTGTGATGCCCGTGTGACCGTTCGCGAATACCACGACGTCTTGATCGTCCCGAACACGGCCGTCGTTCGGCGCAGTGGCAGCGCGCATGTACGGACGCCCGATGTGGGAGGGGGGCCCGCCTTCCGCCTGACGCCGGTTCGCCTGGGAAGCAGCGACGGTTTTCACAGCGTGGTGGCTGAGGGACTGTCTACGGGCGATGTGATTCTCTTGCGTGCCGATGGAGTTCGCGGATGA
- a CDS encoding alpha/beta hydrolase — MPIVTSHGVELYYETFGEGPAIVFAHGAGGNTLSWWQQVPHFARQQRVISFDHRGFGRSPCPGADFLPEYFADDLCAILDAESIERAALVCQSMGGWTGLQTAVRHPERVRCLLLGGTPAGVFTETVGACFAQLGARFQSEGVVANAAVAPEFALREPLRTHLYDQISALNPDLPPEGMIRLPASQIGKDDLEGYSVPTLMLSGHEDQLFSPEALREVSQIIPGAELLEFPGVGHSLYFEDPENFNRVLDEFLSRNP, encoded by the coding sequence ATGCCCATAGTCACATCTCACGGCGTCGAGCTGTACTACGAGACCTTCGGCGAGGGCCCCGCCATCGTGTTCGCGCACGGCGCCGGCGGCAACACCCTGAGCTGGTGGCAACAGGTGCCGCATTTCGCCCGCCAGCAGCGCGTGATCAGCTTCGACCACCGGGGCTTCGGACGCTCCCCATGCCCGGGTGCGGACTTTCTACCCGAGTATTTCGCGGACGATCTATGCGCGATCCTGGACGCCGAGTCGATCGAACGCGCCGCCCTGGTCTGTCAGTCGATGGGTGGCTGGACGGGCTTGCAGACGGCCGTGCGACACCCCGAAAGAGTTCGCTGTCTGCTGCTCGGCGGAACGCCCGCGGGTGTATTCACGGAAACCGTCGGAGCCTGCTTCGCCCAGCTCGGGGCGCGATTCCAAAGCGAGGGGGTCGTAGCCAACGCGGCGGTCGCACCGGAATTCGCGCTTCGCGAACCGCTGCGCACCCACCTGTACGATCAGATCTCGGCTCTCAACCCGGACCTGCCACCGGAAGGGATGATTCGCCTTCCGGCTTCACAGATCGGCAAGGACGATCTCGAGGGCTACTCGGTGCCGACGCTGATGTTGTCCGGGCACGAAGATCAGCTCTTTTCTCCGGAAGCGCTGCGTGAGGTTTCCCAGATCATCCCGGGTGCGGAACTACTCGAGTTCCCGGGGGTCGGCCATTCGCTGTACTTCGAAGATCCCGAGAACTTCAATCGCGTGCTCGACGAGTTCCTGTCCCGGAATCCCTGA
- a CDS encoding tRNA-dihydrouridine synthase family protein, translated as MAKTSTGGETHSVKRAPNPQAIDLGSGVVFDPPFVLAPMDGVTHRVFREVILDHGGVGAAWTGFIRVSQQPVKPAAIRRELGSAHRDVPIGVQLMGVDPGATAQTAVNAVEAGAPMIDLNFGCPAPRVFKKQAGAALLEFPERIHALVSAVAKAVEVPVTAKIRLGVGDDSALHEIVSAIEAAGAKLLTVHARTRNDAYKHPARWEALACVREWTRLPLLGNGDVNSVADASRMLESGVDGVMIGRGAIRDPWLLLRLARHHRGAAPPTTGPEQIHAFHRRYRDGLLATLRNEHSALGQLKQIYRRLDVGLSIDADARTRLLRSQSLAELDEHLRVLSQSRPPRSPRLSQHRPAFVGSNPTS; from the coding sequence GTGGCGAAAACTAGCACGGGTGGCGAAACTCACAGCGTGAAGCGGGCCCCGAATCCACAAGCCATCGACCTCGGCTCCGGTGTCGTTTTCGATCCACCGTTCGTTCTCGCTCCAATGGACGGCGTGACACACCGGGTTTTTCGGGAGGTCATCCTGGACCACGGAGGCGTCGGTGCCGCCTGGACCGGATTCATTCGCGTCAGCCAGCAGCCCGTCAAGCCCGCGGCGATCCGCCGCGAACTGGGTTCCGCTCATCGCGATGTTCCGATCGGCGTACAGCTCATGGGTGTGGACCCAGGAGCGACCGCACAAACTGCCGTGAACGCAGTGGAAGCGGGAGCGCCGATGATCGATCTGAACTTTGGCTGCCCCGCGCCGCGCGTATTCAAGAAACAGGCGGGAGCTGCGCTACTGGAATTTCCGGAACGCATCCACGCACTGGTCTCCGCAGTCGCCAAAGCTGTGGAGGTTCCGGTCACGGCGAAGATCCGACTCGGTGTGGGGGATGACTCGGCGCTGCACGAGATCGTTTCCGCGATTGAAGCTGCGGGTGCGAAGCTATTGACCGTGCACGCGCGCACCCGAAACGACGCCTACAAACATCCCGCGCGCTGGGAGGCCCTGGCCTGCGTGCGCGAGTGGACCCGCCTGCCGCTGCTGGGAAACGGCGATGTCAATTCCGTGGCCGACGCCAGCCGAATGCTCGAGTCGGGAGTCGACGGCGTCATGATCGGTCGAGGAGCGATACGCGACCCCTGGCTGCTGCTGCGACTCGCCCGACACCATCGAGGAGCCGCTCCACCCACAACCGGTCCCGAGCAGATCCACGCCTTCCACCGGCGCTATCGAGACGGCCTGCTCGCGACGCTCCGAAACGAACACAGTGCGCTCGGTCAACTCAAACAGATCTACCGCCGGTTGGATGTGGGCCTATCGATCGACGCCGACGCGCGCACACGTCTGCTGCGCAGCCAGTCTCTCGCGGAACTCGACGAGCATCTGCGAGTCCTGAGCCAATCCCGCCCTCCCCGCTCCCCTCGACTCTCTCAAC